TAATCTTGGTATTCCATCTTTACCTAAATATCCTCCAAAATCTCTTGTAGTTTGATCTCCTCCAGAACAAAAAGATTTTTCACCAGATCCGGTTATAATTAAAACATCTATGTCGCTTCTATTGCTACATATGTTTATAGCGTCTATCATTTCATTTACTGTTTCTACACGAAATGCATTATGACACCATGGTCTATTAATCTCTATTTTAGAGATACCTTCTCCAAAAAGAAATAAAATATCTTCATATTTTTTAATTGGAGACCAATCTATAATATTATTATCCATATAAAAAAATTAAAAATTGATGTTTATTTTTACAAAATAACAAAAAAAAGAGATTTCATCATTATGTTTATGTATCGTAATATGTTATCTATATCTATAGGAATTTCTATAAGTATTATAGAAATATTTTATGCTATTAAATTTGTAAAAAAATGGTTTGTGAAAACTAAATTTATACCATTAAAAAAGTTTAAATGTCTTTTAACTGAAGCTCCTACTGAATTTTTTATAATACTAATATTTTTTTACATTTCAGGAGCTTTATTAGGAGGTATGGTAACTGCCTCTTTAGCAAAACAAGCAAAAAAAGCTTATGCTATGTTGACTGGTTTGATTTTATTCATTATAATACTATTTCATATGTTTTTTTATCCATTTCCACTATGGTTCAAAATAATCATACTTTCTGTTTTTTTTCCTTCTTCATGTATAGGTGGAAATTTTATAGAATTTTTTTTTTTACAAAGAAAAAAATGAATATATTAACATATATATGAATCCAGATATATATCCTATTAAAGCAATCCAACTAATTTTTTTTAAGTACCAAAAAAAATCTATTTTTTCCATACTCATGGCTGCTACACCTGCAGCAGATCCTATAAGAAGAATGCTACCTCCTATTCCAGAAACATAAGCCATAAAATACCATAAATCATGATTAATAGGATAAGAAAACATAGCTATACTAGCAGCCATTAAAGGAACATTATCTATAATAGATGAAATTAATCCAAATAAAAAGGTTGTAATTTTCCATGTGTAAACAGTTTCATTGATCCAGTTTGATAAACTATATAATTTTCCCATAGACTCTAAACATGAAACAGAAAGTAAAATTCCTAGAAAAAACAAAATACTAGATATATCTATATTTTTAAATGTATCATCTAAAATAGATTTCGATTTATATTTTTTTGATACTATAAAAAGTAAAATTCCTAAAGAAAACATCATTCCCATATATGGTGGAATTCCTATTATAGTTTTGAAAATTGGAACAAGTAACATTAAAAATAAACCTATTTTCAGTATAAAAAAACCTTTATCTAGGTTTTCTTTTGAAAGATTATTTTTATTTATTTGAATAAATCCATTAAAAATAGGCATATAAGATGCTATTAAAGTA
The sequence above is drawn from the Blattabacterium cuenoti genome and encodes:
- a CDS encoding SLC13 family permease, which codes for MVILIFILGYLLITLENFFSLNKVIPSILMAVICWSLIMFFNIPVYDYKLDQHLILKKDPKYLLLFHLGKASEIVFFLIGAMSIITVIEKYFGFEALKKFFCTNTKRKFLWIISIISFLLSAIIDNLTATMVLISLLRKTIFNYKERLYYLGLVIISSNAGGVWSPIGDITTTMLWISDKVTTIHLIKKVFIPSLLCMIISTLIASYMPIFNGFIQINKNNLSKENLDKGFFILKIGLFLMLLVPIFKTIIGIPPYMGMMFSLGILLFIVSKKYKSKSILDDTFKNIDISSILFFLGILLSVSCLESMGKLYSLSNWINETVYTWKITTFLFGLISSIIDNVPLMAASIAMFSYPINHDLWYFMAYVSGIGGSILLIGSAAGVAAMSMEKIDFFWYLKKISWIALIGYISGFIYMLIYSFFSL